The following DNA comes from Malania oleifera isolate guangnan ecotype guangnan chromosome 12, ASM2987363v1, whole genome shotgun sequence.
agtaataaTTTTATATAAGACAGTATATTGCTATGAAAGGAGGgtaaaaagaaagaaagggagGGGTTTTATAGAAAAGAGGAGCCTCCCTCAAATTCATCCTATCTGATGTGGGAGAGCACGTCGACACCGCCACTAAAGAAATTAAGCAGCAACTTCGCATGACTGGAAGAGATACCCACACTTCCAGTAAAAAAATTAAGCCACCTCCACCCATCGGAGGCAGCCATTTTTAACTACATAAATACCACACCATGCACCCGTCTCCCCCCGCCATCCTTCCACAAAGCCCAACTCTCacctcttccctctctctctctctctctctctctctctctagtaaATGACAAATCAGGTCTTTGCATGTCACTTTGATCCCTTCACTGCTGCAGATGGTGCCCAGTAAGGAAGCCTACTATTGTTGCTGGGGGGTCTTTCCTTTGAGATTTTCAGTGGCTAATTCAGACGGTAACAGCTTTGCGGCAAGGTTTCCCAACTGGATGCTCCCAATCTTTCCAAATTCACAAGCGGCATCAGAGAATCCAGAAGGTTTTGCGGAGGTTTCAAAGGGGAGTGTTTCGGCAGAGTTGGGGAATAATATTGTGTGATGATAGAATGAGTTTTTGCAATTTAGGAACTTGGTAGACTGATCAAGTAATGACACAAATGGGCAAATGGGAGAAGGATGAAGCCACCTCTGTTTCGCAGTGTCGGTACTGTTGTTGTACTTATTGTACTTTGTTAATTGTTAATGTTCCAAGATTGTTTCTATACATAGATTTCATTAGGTGTTTGGAGTTTTGTACCTCAACCATGTTTCTGCTCAAACACCTGCCCCACATTGATCAAGAAAACATGGGAAGACCTTCTTCCCCTTCATAAATATCCACCCCCTTCCAGAAGACTGAGAGTTGTCGTTGTGCCGAGGTTGATTGTCTTGTTGCTAGCCCTCTCAAAAGCCCATAAATTATTATAGTGGGGCCTTAACATGTCCATCCTCATGGGCCTTGTTTAAATTTCGGTTGGTTAGGTCCTGTTGGCAAATAGAATCGAGCTTGAGCTGAGTCTTTAGGTTAATGAGTCGAGCTTGAACACATTAAAGCTCAGCTTGGCTTGTTTGCAGCCATAAATGGAGGCTGTTATTTTTTACATGGACCCCTTTAAATCTCTAGGACAGGATGGCCTCTTGATAGCTTTCCATAAAACTTATTTGCCTTCGATAAGAACTGATTTGAGTAAAATGGTCAAAAATTCTTTAATGAGCAAAGGTACAAACACAAGTCACTCATTCATTTCACTTATTCCAAAAACTCCTGAAGCAACCTCTGTGCATCACTATCACCCTAGCCTTTACAATCATCTAAAAAATCTTGGCCTACCTACAGCACATTATTAGCAAAATGATCTCTCTTCTTACCAGTCAACCTTCAACAAAGGAGCAAACAGAGCAGATCACATATTTTTTGCTTTAAAAATATTCCACGCCATTAAATCCAGAAGGTGGAAAAAGGATCTTCTCAATATGAAAATTGACATGCCAAAAGCTTTTTGTAAGGTGAAATGGGATTTTCTTCTTAAAATTTTCTGCTGCTTTGGACTCTATGGGAAATTCATCATCAACGGCATCAACAATGCATTTCCACTTCCTCTTTCTCAGTGCAATTTTTTGGAGGAATTTCTTCAAACCTAGGCATAAACTGAAGCAAGGATCTCCTCTCACCCTTCCTCTTTATGGGTTGTTTTCATTTTTGCTCTTGATAAGCTGAAATCAAGATTGGTAGGCCAGAAAAAGAACACTATATCTTACAATGGATGATCATGATAAACTAGGTTCGTAAGTTTTTGTCCTCCCAAAAGACCCTATCATAAGATGGACTCTCTCATCCAAGATTTCTAGTTAGGCAAGAGCTATGACACCAATTACATCCCCAGCTAGGGACTGGGACCTTATTTGTAAAGGTGGCAAAATGGATTGGGTAGCTAATAGGCAAGGCTTAGATGGGTTTAGGTTTggattgacccatttataaatgagAAAGTAAAGAAAATACTCACACCCACCCAATTAATTAATGGGTTATAAATGTGTACCAAGTAACAAATAAATAGTATAATTTCTTTGATATTTCAACATACTTGAGTAGAATTTGTAGAAGAATTGCACTTATGTTCGCCAATAGATTTTCTCTTCAAAGTAGGAAATCCTTTTTAAAAAGTACAATTTTAGGAGACATTTCCAATTTTAAAAAGTGTGGGTCACCCAACCCAAACTAGTTTGGCTCGTTATCAACCAAGTATGTTTGGGTTGACCTAATTTTTTAACAAGTCGATATTACCTAAACCAAACCCCACTTCAATTATATGGATCACAACTCGCCTGTAATCAACCAGGCAATGACCCATTTTGCTATCCCTAATTATTTGGACTCCCAAAAGCTTTGGAGGCTTGGGCTCAAGAAGAACACATGACAGTCAACAGATACAGAGCTCTTCTTGAAAAGCTTAGTTGGGGCCTTCTTAAAGGTGGTTTTCTCTAGCAAACAAACTTTCAGCCAAGTATTGAATGTGTTCATCATTCCTTTGAGTCAGAAAGTCAAGTTCGGATTCTCAGTGCACAAGAAGTATTCTAAGTTGAAAAGGCATAATTAGAAAAGAGGCATGCCTTGGTTGGAGATGGAAAGCCAATTAACATAAGGATGGACCCATGAATCTACAGAAAATTTCTCATGGCCTCGAATGACTTGAATCCTTCAGCCTTTTCATTTAAAGATCTCATAGATCAGACCTTGCAATGTTCTCTCGTAGCCTGCATTGATCACAACACTATTGAGAAAGTCATGGAAATTCCTATTCCTGAAACGAGTGCCTCGGATTCTTCATTTTAGACACTGGATAGTCAACTGCCGCAGTAATTTGTTAGTCAAATCTGCATATTTTGAGGATCAATCTTCTAGAATTGTTGTTTTTCGGTGGTTCACTCTTCAGTGTGAATAGCTATTTGGTATGTTGGGTTCTCTTCCTCTAAGGTTGCTTTTTGGCTAAGACATTCCCAGTCGAGTCCTAGCCTCGACTCAGCCATTATGCAATCAATGTCAAGATTCAGTAGCACACTTGTTCTATTTCACCAAAATCCTATTTGGTTTGCTCGATAGGACAGATAAGTTTGCCACTAAATGAAGTCAACACAACCATGAACCACCCAAGCTCAAGAATGGACAGGGATGACCATGCTTTATTTACTGTGATTATGGAGAAAATTTGGAGCCTTAGAAATGAAGTCTTATTCAATCAGAATTCTGTAAATTCTGTATCTCCAATGGTTTCCCCAAAAATGGCCGCCTCTCCTTTGCAGGAACACAAGGATGCTTTGTCAAAACCTTTTGAAGCTAGATTCTCAATTTCTCCCCCAATATCCAAACCGAACCCTTTAATTAAGCCTGCACAGAGACCAATTTTAATGCAGCAATCAGGAATGACTTTGGCTGTGAAGCTTGTGTTGCTAGGAATTATGAACAGAAAGTTCTTGGACTTTGGTCCTCCAAAGTTCACTCAGTGCAGCTTTTCTATGGGAGAGGCTTCCACTGTTACGATTGCCATGAAATTTCTTGATAAAATTCTTGGTCAAGTTCAGTTTAAAGAAGATTCCTAATCAGCATGTGAGGCTACTGAGAAGTCTCAGGGTACTTGACAAATCACTGCCATCATTTGTGACATTCAAGCCTCAATGAATTTGCTCTCTTCCTAGGAAGTCTCTTACATAAAAAGTGATCTCAACTAGAATGCCCACAAATGGGGTAAATGAACAACTTTTTACCCTTTTTTACACCTTTCAGCATATTTCCATTTGCTCCTCCAGTTTTCTTGCTGTTCTTGTCAAGAGTTGTAATTCTGCCCTGTGATTTGTTTCCAACTTTCCTTTTCGAAATGTgcttaaaaaaaacaaaaaacaaaaaaaaccaaaaaactgcTTCAATTGAATCAAGTGGAACCCAAATCATTTTCACTTCTCATAATTCTTTTTCCCCCGAGAGCAAGCCTTCACTCAATGATAAGGATGCTAGTGTTACATCCAAACCTAAAGGTAACATGTTCaaataaacaaaaacaatttCTTCATGGGCATagaggtaaggctgcatacatcTTGCCCTATTCAGAGCCTTAATGATGTGGGAGCTTCACACACTAGGTGTAACATAATAGTCAATACATATTACATGCATAGAAAACCTTTTTTTTCTTAACAAAATTACTAACTACGTTTTCTAATAGGAAATCTAACATGTAGCAGCTTTTGTCATTACCATCACAGTAAGCCATAGATGTGGGTTATAGGCTTACAGATGAGAAAATTTACGGTATGCATGGAGTATTATCCAAAAAGAATTCACTTAAACTCAAttcatttaaaaattcaataATCCTACATGAAATGGATTGCATGGAGTATTAtctaaaaataattcacttaaactccattcatttaaaaattcaataATCATGCATGAAATGGATGGAATTTAAAGTGAATTTTCTATAATTCCTCTGATTGGTATTGCAAATGGGGAAAAATGCACTCATTTTTTTCCATCTTATCCCATATTTACAAAAAAGTTTAAAGGAGAACTTATAAATGGGGGATAATAATGGCATTTTATTCCTAATTCTTACTGATTCTCGCCAAATCCAACCATTTTGAGTCAATTTTGTAACTCACAAGATGTATCTTTTACAGAATTGTGGTTCGAGTTACCTTTATCTTTTAACATTCCATGCACCAGATTTAACGAAAAATGAGAATTACAAACATGCGATTTGCATATTCTCCCATTCCAAGGAACGCCCTAACATCAAACAGAAGCATAACAAAATCACTGCACACGAAATGGAAATGAGAACATACCCTAAATTTCGTTTTAGCGCCCCAAATGAGAAATGTCTCATTACAAGTATGGTGCCTGTGATTCCCCCTCAGACCACGAGGTCGAATTTCACCCATATGAATCGAAGCACAAAACGCAGCTCCACCTGAGACCGAAAACAATACACActcaatatgtgtgtgtgtgtgtgtgtgtgtgtctctctctctctctctctatatatatatgtggagagagagagagagagagagagagagagagagagagagagagagagagagagagagagagagagagacctgtaATGCCAGCTTCACGGGCTACGGCGATGGGGTCCAACAGCCAGCCACGCTTGTCTTTGGCGATCTGAGAGGGAAACGCAGCGCTGAATCTGATCAAACCGGCCTTAGCATCTTCTTCTCTGCTCCAATGCAGACGATGGTTGGAGAAAGAGAAACGGTTGGAATGCTGGAGTCTGAGAGAGACCCAGgtgagaagaagaaaaatggagagGAGTAAGGGGAAGGCATGGGGCTTCTTGAGGAAGAAGAcgatggaggagagagagggggTCTGATGGTGGGCTTGGAAAGAGGGTAATGGAGAGTTCTCAGGGAGTTGGGCGTTGGAAGAGTATGAACTCCTCCTAGGGTTCGCCATCACTAACTTCTAAAATTCTCTCGACTTTGGGCGGGTTTGAAATTGAAATGCTTCCATCACAGCTTTAGTGGGGCtaggaagaggaggaggaggaggaggaggaggcggaGGGCTGCTCTGTTTCCGATTAGTGATGCTTTGGCGTGATGAGATGACAAGCCTGCTGCCCACTGGTTGTTGCCCACTCTGAAGTGTCTAGGATTGtttccattattttttaacatgtttaatttttttaatgagtTACACcagtattattattgtattttgcAACTGTATTTGATTTTTTCATTAGTCttcaatttaatattatttaaaagaatttcaacttttgctttttttttttttcaatgtaataaATTGTGTCAGGCATATGTGGCGAAATTACATAGATATGAGTTTTAATGCAAATATCAAAACAAATGTTCTCATAAGAAAAGATCAAATGGTCAATTCA
Coding sequences within:
- the LOC131144069 gene encoding uncharacterized protein LOC131144069 — translated: MANPRRSSYSSNAQLPENSPLPSFQAHHQTPSLSSIVFFLKKPHAFPLLLSIFLLLTWVSLRLQHSNRFSFSNHRLHWSREEDAKAGLIRFSAAFPSQIAKDKRGWLLDPIAVAREAGITGGAAFCASIHMGEIRPRGLRGNHRHHTCNETFLIWGAKTKFRLENSEVVDKGYAEVIIGADEVAVAGSPSGMAHALVNVDPIRTAFFLGCQDSIVNNSSSSTDFNVWKDLKA